Below is a genomic region from Triticum dicoccoides isolate Atlit2015 ecotype Zavitan chromosome 5A, WEW_v2.0, whole genome shotgun sequence.
AAAGTGATCATCCAGAGCAAACACCACTTAGAAGCATATAAATACCAGACTTGCTGAACGGAAAAGGTTGCACCAGTGAACTAGAAGGCTCCTTAAGCAAGAATAGTATTCTTAGCTTACCATCTTACAGGCCAATCTTGACCGCCTAAATATATGTCATGAATGATTGACATTTCCTTTCAGCTTGAGTTCAAGCTCTAACTCTTTGCGCCTTACCTCCAGTTCTAAGCGTTTAATCTCAATCTTCATATGTTCGTTATCTGACCTCATCCTTTCCAGTTCCTTGTCCTTAATTTTACTGGATAGTTCCCACTTGAGGCGTTGTTCTGCAAGCTCCAGTGCCTCATTTTCGATTTTCAAGCACTGTTTTTCAAGTTCTGCAGATTGCAATACTAAGCCCTTCTGTGTCAAAGCCAAGCTGGTTCCATCTGGAACAACTTTGTTGATATCTAGTGCGATGCCATGGGGATTAGACCTCTGGCTACATTCGTGTGCACTCAAAGAGTTCCCAAAACCTGCATCCTCGTGATCCGCTGTATACCGCATCTTCTTTTGCATGGGTAAGCCCCCTTTATTGCTATGCGCCACATGATGGtcctcatcattatcttcctcataaTCAGAGTCTGAACTCTGGTCATCTTCATCGGCATCTCCACTTGCTCCTCTCATCATATCATTTTCCTCTTTGCACCTAAGAGCAAACTGCAGTGAACGCTGAAGTGGAAGATCTTCAGGCAAACTAATCCGGTTATTATTATGGTAGGAGCACATCTCCTCATAGAATAAGTGCCTTGAGCTCAGTATCTTCCTTGCGTCATCTTTCAACTTGTCAGAGAGATTATCCATGCGATCCAAAAGTGCTGGATTCTCCACAACCTTGCAAGTTGTACCCTGACCAAGGATATCTGTAAGCCTTTTGTATCTCTTATTGAGGTCATTGAACTTATCCTCGCACTGCTGCGGTGACACATTGCAACCTCGCTCGCCTATCACCTTTGATATTGCCTTCCACTTGCCTTTTTTATGCACCATTGCACAGTTCCTCCTTCCACATCCTAAATCAGCTCCTGGATCCTCACCAGTGTAGGACGCTGCAGTAATTAAAAGCTTAACCATTGAATCCGTCCACTTCATCCGCTGCCATGCTGAGCCCTTCTTTCCCTTGCTGCTGTGGCTATCAGTGGTATCCTCGTTCAGACCATGCTCCTCATCATCGCTCATGGAGTCCTTCTTGTGATAGTGGTGGTGGTGGACCTGGTGGTGATCAGCCTTCCTTTGTCCTCTGAATTGAAATTCCGACAAGTGGTCAGAATCTGTAACCTGGTTCATAGGCATGGGGAATTTGCCAGGTATCTGAGAGTGGTTGAAGCCCTGATTACCGGAGCTTGGACCGTGCATTTGCATGGGATTCCGGTGCAAGTCTGAACTGCCATAAGTTGCTCCTTGCATAAAGTTTCCAGGTGGCAGGTTATTGCCTTCCATTCTCCCAAAGGATCATTCCACTACTAATCCGTCTTATATAATACCAAATACGAATGTAGAATTTGGCACTACTTCTTCAGCCTGAAATCCAACGCAAGAAAGTAATTCAGAAGAACTATTGAGCGGTCAATACTGATTACACATTTGAGAACTTCTTAACGATACAAATCTGCCCGTAAACACACAGATTGCACTTTAATCAAAATCACCTATATTGCGAACTGAGACCGTCCTAGATTTGGTATAACTATTAATGTGCAAGCAGTGAGTTGGGTTTCTTCGGCACAGTTCAACAGTAAATTCGAAAAGATTGCAGTCTCTTACGTCAGAGCACAGCTCGATACTTGAGTGAAACTGCCTAAACGACCAGCAACATGATGTAAAGATCTAATCAGTTGAACGGCATCAAACTAACAAATAGTAGAGCTAAAGAAGAATTTGAAGTAGAGCATCAGAGTTACATATGTGCATCAGACCTAAGTTACATATGCGTGGGATTCAGGTTTCAGAGAAGGAGCAGGCAAAAGAAACAAGTCACTATCTGAACAAATTCATTAATAATCGCCGAAGGGTGCTCTTCTGTCAACTGAATGGGGTCAGGGAGAAAGATCTGGCAGCAATAGAATAGTCAAATCGAAGAGAAGGCTAGTGAAGGCCGAAGAACAATCCGAGCAAGATAGGGCTTCCTTACCAAGAAGAAGAATCGCGTCCGGGTAGGTCTTCACTCGCTACCAATAGAGAGGACGAGAAAGAATGCCCACGAGGGAGATCTCCAGGCGTGGTTCGGCGGAAGGAGGGGGCGAAGCGAGCTTGGCGGCGACAGCGAAGGGCGTTTCGGCGTGCCGGCGATGGGGAAGACGACTTTCTGTCAACAACATTccatttctttctctcttttttctccctTTTGGTAAAGGAAGTGGTGTTGTTATTGTTAGAGAGAGATATTTACATGTATTTGGTAATCTACCATTTGTAATCTGTCTTCTATTCCGTATCTTATATCTAGTAGAGGTGTCTTGTCCTTCAAATCAATCCTATCCTCCCGCGCGGTCACCCACGAGGCGGCCGTAGAGGGTTCCCAGATCCTCCCGCCGCGAGtcttccctcctcctccctcctccctcgccgccaccaGGGGCGTGGCCGGGCGAAGCCCGACCGGCGCCGGCGGCAGGCGGCTGGGGTCCGGCTTCGGGCTCCCGGCGGctgcgttggtttctctccgtcgcGGGCATGCGGTGGTGGTGCGGCTCGGCCTGTGGCGGTCCGGtgacctggtggtggtggccggcggtGGGCGTGGTGGTGGTGCTTCCACTTGGCGGCTTTCTATGCAGGGAGGCAGGGGAGCGGCTTGGACAGGGGCGGCGTGCCGACGGTGTGCCGGCTGCAGCGCGAAGGCGGGAACTTTACGGGTCTCGGAGATCCCGGCCGGGCCTGTGCGGCCACGGGCCTAATATgttcctgctattgcgtccggtcAGCTACCATCatcgacggtggaggtggggccctcccgcgtgtcGACGGTGTtgctgccctagtcccggctcctatTCTTCATTGTGCAGGCCATACTTCGCAGTGTCGTGGTGAGACAGTGTGGGAAGCTTCATGATCAGATTGGCACAGGGTGGTGGTCAGTTTGATGGCGAGCTCCGGAGTGCCTgaggtgaaggttgggatcgggagaaatccctgttggCTTGGCCAAGGTGCCaccggaccttcctggagggcgtcggggctaccctaCCTCTCTCCTcaccgcgtaccgggggaaacccttggcagcagcgtcgtcatcgttacgtcctttcttggaggtgttgattggtaccggtGCTTCGGAGGCTCGAAGCTTGGAGGGCGATTTCCGGTGAATGCAGCGGCCACGAGGCTTCTTTGTTTTTTgtcgatccgccgttgtcggcatttgtttctcttgtatttTCTCTTTCATTTCTGTTGGGCGtgattgtgctgcttccgccccagcacctgtTGTTGGTTgtctcggttggttgctttgtatacaaagcggagATACTCTTTTTCGGTAATAATACATCCATTGATTCCACAAATTCCTTCATATCCCTtataacatggtatcagcctaatcgatccaaccctagccgccgcccgccaCTTCCGCCTCACGCGCCGCCTCCGGAGGGTCGCGCTGCCCGTACCTAGGGTTTGTTTGTCGGTCATGTcaaccggctgccctagagagtctttttcccgagcccttgctccggGTTTTCCTCTCTCGTCGGACGCTTTGATCAGCGTCTAACTTTTTGGTTTTTCAATCTAAAATCGGGTTGCGTTGCTCGCCGCCGTCGTTAACCGCACACCTCTACTCCGACACCAGCACGACCGGCCGACCACTTCTCCGACCCGATGCCCTTGCGCGGCAGGCGGCCGTCACGGTCGTCATCTGCGCCTCTACGCGCCCGTCACCCTCCACCGGTCGTCGCCGCCCTACTTccaccgggactcctgcatcaccatcccgcctccgcctccgccgcataTGTACGGGCGCCTCCACACGGCGTTGCGTTCGCCCCTCGGGGCTGGCCGCTCGGGCGCCCGGGTGCTGACGCTGACACGCTAGTCCACCCGTCATCACACGCCGTCCGTCGTCACCGGTTTCAGCTCGGACTTTGCCACAACcccgcctccaccgagcggcgtccatGATCTCATGCGCGATTGGATTGATCACCCGcccacgccgcggtccgccccgcccaCGTCGTGCGACCGATCGGGCATGTCTGTTGTTCGGGCCTCCGCAGGTCCTATGAAGATTGTCTCGAGTACAGCGCGCCCTTCCATCGATCGAGCATCGGGCTGTCCCTGCATCGCCCCATGGGGTCGTAGCATCGTTGACCCGTGGTTCTCCTCGTGGCTGCACCTACCCTCGCGCTGCCGCTACGTCGCCCCATCGGGCCATAGCAGatgattgcttgtatctgtgttggtaattccccgaagaggaggggatgatgcaacacaggaaaggtaagtatttccctcagttatgaaaccaaggttatcaattcagtaggagcaagcaacactatgtaaacaacacctgcacacaaacaacaaatacttgtaaACCAACgcatgaaggggttgtcaatccctcaacggtattAACATAGATTAAATCAtgtgagatttgataaatagatatAACTAAAACAcaacataaaataaataaataaaagtgcaacaaggtattcttagatttaatatgataggaaatagaccccgggccgtagatttcactagagacttctctcaagaaaatagcatatgctgggtaaacaaattactgttgggcaattgacagaaaagcaaataattatgacgatctccaaggaaatgatcatgtatataggcatcacgtccaagattagtagatcgactcctgcctggatctactactattactccacacattgaccgctatccagcatgcatctagtgtattaagttcatgaaaaaatggagtaatgtaataagaacgatgacatgatatagacaagatttattcatgtaggaataaacccaatctttttacccttaatagcaatgatacatgtgtgtcatgtctctttctatcactgagattgagcaccatgaaaggatcaagaagaggtgtctagaggggggtgattagaccctcaacaaagaaaagtagcagtttttaagttctttaagttaaggtggagttttagcacaagtttaaacattcacaatacgtttcaagcaagcatggcaagagtatatgagcagtggaaagtaaagcatgcaagttgcaagaaagtaaagggatgggattggagtgtgcaaacgcaattggagacacggagatttttggcgtggttccgataggtggtgctatcatacatccacgttgatggagacttcaacccatgaagggtaatggttgcgcgagtccacggagggctccacccacgaagggtccacgaagaagcaaccttgtctatcccaccatggccatcgcccacgaaggacttgcctcacttgggtagatcttcacgaagtaggcaatctccttgcccttacaaactccttggttcaactccacaatcttgatgggggctcccaagtgacacctaaccaatgtaGTACACACCACTCTAtgaaaggtaataaatggtgttttgatgatgaaatccttgctcttatgcttcaaatgatagtctccacaacactcaactctctcacacagatttggatatggtggaaagatgatttgagtggaaagcaacttggggaaggctagagatcaagattggttggattggaatgcttggtctcaacacatgagtaggtggttctctctcagaaaatgagtagtggaagtgtaggcacgttctgatggctctctcttaaatggagaagggggtggaggggtatttatagcctccacacaaaatctagctgttacacacaaaagaaccaaactcggtgggaccaaatagtgAAACTTGGTCAGACTaatatggttcaaaatgtgaatgttaggctttttagtgggaccgatatgatcaactcggtgggactgatgttctagggttagggtaaaacctaaaCTTGGTTtgaccgactacacaaactcgatgggaccgattttggtaataagcaaacatagagttggtcaagcaaactcggttggaccgactgcatatttcggtgagaccgaaatagttgcaacaagcaacaaagagtttgcaagcccatctcggtgagaccgaactgattagggtttctggcagtggctatctcaagtgaactcagtggcgccggatagatcaaatcggtggggctgagtttgactttaggtttaggacatatgtggaaatgagaaagtggttgagggctttggagcatatcactaagcactttgagcaagcaagccattaagcaacaccccatccccttttaatagtattggctttcctatggactcaatgtgatcttggatcactaaaatagacatGAAGAGCCTTGATATTTTGCCAATCTTCTATCCTTagcttcttgaaggggttccacatcctcttgtccatgccacgcctttgttgatctttctgaaatatactagataaaaatattagtccaacaagagatatgttgtcattaattaccaaaatcacccagggagcacttgtgatttcaatctctccctttttggtaattaatgacaacatacatcaaagctttggaTAAAGATATgaggaataacaagtaaagctttggaaggacatgtaacatgcataggctcaccttacatgtatgcaatcatgtgaagatagaATATAAGAGCATGAATGCATAGGTATgttagagcaagcaatgagttacatgtatcttggctatatgcattagagcaaatgatgtagatacaagaaatataccttcatgttcatgagtccttcttgcaaacagtatgtacatcagcaagagatcatcatgcacatgagtgtgatgcatatacttaccttgtggtcttgagctggctttggaGGAGGTAAACttgagaaaacaaggttagataacacaagaacacctaCTAAGGAAAGCAAGATGagaaaaccacaagagtaccaaggttgggatgacatgtagagagtgagtacttagtactctatttggatatagacatgtcccaaagagtaaagatatgcaatgaaatcCCAAGATTTTCTTCCCTTGGAAATgggctctttctccccctgaatttgATATTTGaaaatgggagaagatagggaaaagaAAATAGGAGCAAAACAAACATAACACatgctaacatgtctttcccctcttaaagacatgtgacttctctcctgtaTGATTGATAAGCATCTGGAGAAGCTAAAGGCATGCTTTCTCccttatgtgataagctttgatgtactctctctccccctttgacatcaatttccaagaaaaggtttggagcatgagtcaagtaggtttggtccttgattcACATTACAAAGCGACATGTAATTtaagatgctggtagaggacaagaatcatcgagtggagctggaagagATATGTAGGATGCaaatggcaaaatgttttctcAGTATTGAAATCGGTGACTCTGAGTTATTCTCATCGGGTGACACCGAGTTGGTAGTGTCATAGATGATGTATATCGGTCAGACCGGGTTTGTCCTTGTTGGTTGGACCGATGAAAAATCTACAATGTGGCATTGTAGTTCGGTCTAGCCGGGATGtataaatcggtgagaccgagttcaataCAGAGGAAAGattttgtcatctcagctcactaggcaaataataTCTCACAAAGATTTacagggaattaactgaaagatttgcaatgaattggatgcaaggaatgcagaacataaaagaagagaaaaaaaatctAGATGAAGTGAAAGGGAAACATGCTAGGCACAAATGCAAGGACTAaaaaaacactagagaacttcatctagagagggtcggcgacaaagtcacctatgttagagtatattgactgaggagtcaagtgagaacacttgatcgtaggtcatactcatcgtttaagctcaaaatgggattgccatttttgtttaagcattttgatgtattctcatcttgttgagctgctttgacccatgtcttggggtaaagcttctctaagatggaataacataccttggggtggtggtgttgaacttgatcatgtagttgaacttgtgtgggatgctcaaggttggtgtaactcatcaagagttgggagcaccgcttgtagtttgagttcatctacctacatgggttagtcttgcaaggaagagcacttgtgtatccaaaatgacaagcaTGAAGTTTGATacgaaatgaaatttgatatatcgagattctcaaaggatatgttgaaaggattcatgcttccttgtcttcaaccaccatattgtagagacttggtgatgtacagattgatcaagatgtgagtgagttgcaatctcatagatttggattcatccaagtacctacaagggtttgatgacatgcaagggtacaaatatagatccaagacatatgatcatcatcataagagaaatatcaaggattagtcaaatgctcatgccttgcatgcatccaaatggagtttctactccaagtttgagtaatcaatgatgttcaattcacctctcaaacggcaaaatactttctcatcaagcggtttggtgaatatatccgccaatttcttatcggtatgaacatgcttaagatcaatgtctcctttagcaacatgatcttgaatgaaatgatgacgaacttaaaTATGCTTAGttcgttgcacgggattgtgagcatctTAATAGCACttccattatcacaaagcaatggaacatgtttcacatatatcccataatatgtaagagtttgggtcatccaaagtaattgagcacaacatgaaccgatgacaatgtattccgcttcggcgatggataaggatatcgagttttgtttcttggaggaccaagacacaagagatctaccaataaattgacaagtacccaaagtggactttctatcaaccttgtcaccagcatagtccgagtccgagtagccaacaagatcaaaacaagacctcttaggataccaaatgccaaaatttggtgtatgaattaagtatctcactatccttttcatagccttaagatgacattccttaggggccgcttgatatcgtgcacacatgcacacacttagcataatatcgggacgggaggcacatagatataacaatgaaccaatcatagagcgatagaccttttggtcaactggtttgccatccttagtcaagtgaagatgtccactagtaggcatgggtgttttcatacctttgctttcttgcatgttgaacttcttgaataagtccttggtataatttgtttgggaaacaaaggtaccctccttagtttgcttgatttgcaaaccaagaaagaacttgggttcactcatcatagacatctcaaacttctccgacattagacttccaaacttttcactaaaatgagggttagtcgaaccaaatatgatatcatcaacataaatttggcacacaaataattcaccattaacccttttagtaaaaagagtggaatcaatctttccaatctcaaagcctttttcaataaggaacttggtcaagcatttataccatgctctaggagcttgtttaaaaccataaagagctttgtgaagtttgtaaacatggtcaggtttcttaggattaacaaagccgggaggttgtttgacgtaaacttcctcctcaatttcaccatttagaaaagcacttttaatgcccACTTGATACaatgtgatatcatgatgattgtcataagcaagtaagatgcgtatggactcaagtctagcaacgggggcatatgtctcaccatagtccataacttcgacttgagtgtatccttgggcgacgagacgggccttgttgcgtacaacttgtccatcttcatcttgcttattccaAAACACCCATTTGATACCAATGACATTTTGGTTGTTGTCCGACTTTtctaccaatgtccacacttggttcctctcgaaattgtgtagctcttcatgcatagcgttcaccTAGTCCGGATCATCAAGCACTTCTTCAACCTtcgtaggttcaatgctagagatgaatgaatattgTTCACagaaattagccaaacgagttttagagcgagtgattctcctggtttgaatatcattgaagatttgttcaaCAGGATGGTCTCTTGAAACTCTTGCTCTAActcatgagagcttttgtttgggtcggggtggaacatcttcttcatcatcttgttcgtcctattggccttcttcattattggtgTTGTTattctcttgtggaggtggagaaggaggttgatgaggttcatcttggtgtacttcctcgttttctccatcttggcgtgtcccacttgtggatgcctccgagtcaactcttggttcaccttgtcataagGAAGAAgcctccacttggacggacgaggtactctccttcacctctgtt
It encodes:
- the LOC119302370 gene encoding uncharacterized protein LOC119302370; amino-acid sequence: MEGNNLPPGNFMQGATYGSSDLHRNPMQMHGPSSGNQGFNHSQIPGKFPMPMNQVTDSDHLSEFQFRGQRKADHHQVHHHHYHKKDSMSDDEEHGLNEDTTDSHSSKGKKGSAWQRMKWTDSMVKLLITAASYTGEDPGADLGCGRRNCAMVHKKGKWKAISKVIGERGCNVSPQQCEDKFNDLNKRYKRLTDILGQGTTCKVVENPALLDRMDNLSDKLKDDARKILSSRHLFYEEMCSYHNNNRISLPEDLPLQRSLQFALRCKEENDMMRGASGDADEDDQSSDSDYEEDNDEDHHVAHSNKGGLPMQKKMRYTADHEDAGFGNSLSAHECSQRSNPHGIALDINKVVPDGTSLALTQKGLVLQSAELEKQCLKIENEALELAEQRLKWELSSKIKDKELERMRSDNEHMKIEIKRLELEVRRKELELELKLKGNVNHS